The genomic interval TGGGGACAGAGTTCCTGAGGGGCTGGGTGGTAGCCTGGAGCCCATGGAGCCTGTCCTTCTTGTGGGAAGCTCTGCCACATTGGGTCTGGTCACCCTTGAGAGCAAGGAGTCAGAGCTGCTTGGTGTTAACTCTGCCCCAGGGGCCTCTGCATCCCAGGCCACAATGCCTAGAGCACAAGCCCATGTCACCAACAGTGGTCTTTCTGTGACTCCCTGGACCCCCTCTCTCTGCTTGGAGGCCAGCAGTCTGCTCACTCCTTTCTCCTCGTCCCATGAACTACTGTGGCTGCTGAAGCCTAGCACTGTCCACGCCACCCTTTTCTGTGCTTTTGGTCCTAATCATAAGTGGCATCCCCCACAGTGACATGCAATCCCCGTGTCCCTGTCAAAGCATAGCCTGACATCCTGGCAAAGAAGGGGAGCTCCTCACATGTTCTGACCACCATACTCTTCAGACATGAAGTCACTCAGATCAGAACAGAAGACACTGGAAGGATGCCCCGTGGCTTCTGAGGCCAGGCTCTGAGAGGGCTGGTAGCTTCCAGTTTGGGGTTCTCAGATTGCCTCGCTCCTCTCCAGCCACCATGTTGGAAGGAAGCCCAGGATGACACAGGGAGGCGGGCGGGGGTCTCCAGACACTACCTTACTGAGTTCCTCTCTCTGCCGCTCCCTAAGAGCCTTCATCTCCTCCCCGGAGTCatcatcctcttcctcctcctcctcctcggccCCCCTCCTCGACGCCTTCCGCTTCCTCCATTCTGTCTCTGGGGAGCAGAGGGAAACAGGCACATCAGTCAATCAACACGCACTCAACTTGCCGCTCCCTAGGGCTGCACCTTGAAGGGAACACTGCAAATCATTAAAAGCAATGTTTTCTAGTCTTGTAGTGAAGCTGGGTAGGTCACACATGCCCACGAGACTTAAAAGTCACTGGGGACCAAGACCTtgtctcatttctctttctctttccagagCTCTCATCACAGAGCCTGGGACGCAGTagaaattcaacaaatatctgttaaGCAGTGAAAGAAATGAACGGAAAGTGAATTAATGACTAACAAGCAGGGTCATTTACACTGAGAGGGATGGGAATGCTGGGAATGGGGgagcaggagcctggagggctcatGCAGGGGATGGGAGTGGGTTCCTGGGGCTTCAGCCGGGCCTATGAGGCAGTGTCTgggcctccctctcccctctccagcaGTTTCTCCTACCCACAACAGCCAGTGATGGGGGGCACGGCCAGTAGTCCGTTTCGATCTTGGCTGGCTGGTTGGGGTCGGGAGGCTGGGCTGCGGGGAACTTGGAGGACTCGATGATGAGGTCCTCAATGGGGTGCTTGCTCTGAGGGCTGCCTCCTGTGGACTCTGCTGGGGTGAGGGGGAGGTCAAGGTCAGCCCCAGGCATACCCCGCCCAGCAGGCCgcctcccaccccagctccccacTCACTCACATCTCCCTCTTCACACCTGTAAGATCGTGGATACAACAGCAATACATGAGGAAGAGCACAGGGCATGTTATGAACATCTCCGCTCCTATGGCCCTCCCACCCTCAGTGCAGCCTCCCAGCAGGTGGTGGGAAAGGGGGTGCTGGTCTGTCAGGGGAACCCTCACCTCTCTGTTTGTAGATGGGGGGCTTCTTGTAGATATTGGAATCTGGGCGAGTGGTCTCTGTGGAGAGGGAGCAACAGTGGATGAGAAGGAGGCGGTGATGATTGGGAGGGATGTTAGTGATGATGACGGGAAGGCTGGGTCAGAGGAGGGAATGGAGACATGGATTGGGAGGAGGTAGGAAGTTCTCAGGGGCCTGCCAAGAGCCAAGACAGAACTGGAGATCCTAGAACCGTCTCTCCCTCAGGGATTGGGACGTTTCACACTTTTCTGTCTGGGTGGGAGGGAAAATGCAACAGGTCCACCCTCTCTGGGAGCTCTGCCTGGGTTCCAGCATTAGCCAGTTCTGCTGGTGTGCATATACTCCAGAGAATAGGGGACTAAGAGTAAGGCAATTGGGttcctgaaggaaaaaaagaggtctTAGGGCAAGGATGTAGCCACGCTAATAGTAAAACCTACCAGGATGATGGAAATGGGGCAGGCTGGTCCGGGGGGTCCCAGCAGTTCTCGGGGCTGAAGCCTGAGAGATGGTTCCAGGAGACCGGCTCTCTGCCCACACCTGCAGAGCAGAAGTGTGGTTCACTGCAGCTcccaggcccccaccccaccccttccacTATCTTGGTGTTCCCACCCTAGCAGCCCACACGCCCCCAACCCCAGGGCAGAGGAGGGCTGTCCAAGGACTTGATCTACTAATGGTGCCTGATCCAGAAGAAAGGATTAAGTGAGATCTTGGGTCAGACTCAGATGAACCCAGAGCTGGCCAGTGACAGGACAAGGTCCACTGATTCCATCACCCCCTAGGTTCTGCCGAGCCCAGCCTGGATGTGTGTGGGGCAGGGGTTGGCCCCATCAGAGCAGGGCTGGACCAGTGTCAGGCGCGGGGCAGACTCACCTCTGGGGATGGTGGGGGGGATGTGGATTTGGGTGACAGCGAGCGCTGTGAATGGAGAGGAGGCTGGTCAGAGCCACAAGGGTGGGATTAAACCCTCGTCCCTAGGACCCCACATGGGCTACTTCTTCCCCCTCGCCCAATCCTGCAATTGCTCCGCTGATTTCTGGGCCACCTCTTCTCTCTCAGTCCTTGGCAGCTCTCAGGGCTGGCCCTCCACCCTCTCTTTCCTGAAGAGGGTCCTAAAACTTTCCCGAGGACCCAGGAAGAAGCAGAAGAAGCTGAGGATTCTGGATCAGTGTCCGTGTGCTCCGAGGGCCAGCTGAAGGTGGCTCTGGCCCTGATCCCAGAGCTGAGCAACGACGGGAAGGGACAAGACCCACAGTATCCAGGATGGAGTCAGGGCCCCTCACCAGGCATTTAAGTCTCCCCATAGCCTGGCCTTCTCTCTCTGCTCAGCCATGACACAGTCCCCTTCTCCAATACAGTTTGCAAAGTACCTGTCCCGAGTTATCTCGTGCATTGACTACCTGGTGAGGTGGACCGGCAAAGGTATCACTTCTATTTTGGAGGAGGGGAAACTGAGACCTCATCATCACACAGGTCACATTCAGCTAGGACTTCCGGCCTCCAAGTTCAGGCTGCTAAACTCGGCCTCTGAGCTGCTGGCTTCTGCATGCTTTCCACAAATGTGCTCACTTTCTGCCCACTCGCGCCCCATTCCTACATGACCCCACTCCATGCTGCTACCACTCAAACATGGCCTCTCCTGCTCTCTACCTGGAACCGGCTGGAGGCCAGTCCATCTCTGCCTGATTTGTAGTACAAACACTCAGTCACCAGCTGACTGGTGATTCCCGTGCACAGGTTCTCTTTCTTGTTTTGGCATCTGGCCTCCAGGAAAGAAAGTGTGAGAGGGATTCTGTCCCCCACCCAGTGCGACTGGGGGAGTCCTTGCCCCGAGTCCCATCCAAGAGGACCCTCCCACCCTTTACCTCCCGGCTTCTGGGCAGCTCCACGTGTTCCAGCAGAGAATAGGTAAAGTGGGGCTCATAGATCATGAGGTCAGGCCTCTCGATGTCCAGGATGGCCTTGTCCTTGGGGATGGCAGCCAAGTCCTTATAGCCCAGCACTTGATTGTCCATCTTGGCCTGAAGGGAAATGGTACCCATGGAACAGAGGAGCCAAAAGCCTTATCTAGAATACTGACCTTATGAGCCCGATTTGCAATTTATTAGGAAGAAGATGGGCAGCCATGATAGAGATCAGCTCCTATAAGttaacatttctattgttttcattctaagggtttaaagtgaaagtgttagtcactcaatcgtgtccgactcttttgaccccatgtattgaagcccaccaggctcctctgtccgtgggattctccaggcaagaatactggagtgagttgccattcccttctccaggggatcttcctaacccaggaatcgaacctgggtctcctgcattgcaggtgaattctttaccgactgggccaccagggcagcccctaaggggttttcagttcagtcgctcagtcgtgtcccactctttgcgactccatggactgcagcatgccaggcctccctgtccatcaccaactcccagagtttactcaaactcatgtccatttagtcggtgatgctagAGTGATCTTAAAACAATGATAATCCTTCACCTAGCACTTTGGGTACAAGGAGACAGGACCAGACCAGCAGGAGGGGGTACGCGGAATCTTCTCTGGATCTGGGGCTTTCTCTGCTTGCCATCCTGGCAGGACCATCGTCGTCTGAGTGAAGCTGCCCAGCACACAGCCTGTCCCggactcctccctcctcccagccttaGGACGCTGGTGGCCAACGGGTACTCACCACGATGCTGGAGGGAGAGCCGGGAACACTGGAGTCTCGGGAGGAGCTGACGCTCCCAGGGGAGGTAAGTGGTTGCTGGGGAGAGCGAGAAGGCAGGCAGGTGGGAATGTGCGTGGGTGCCAGGGCCGGGCTGGAGCAAgcgggctggggaaggggagggtttCCCTAGGCCTCGGGGCTCCGGGGTGCGGTGCCACGGGCAACCACCAGGTGGCACCCTTGACTCCCGGACCTGACCCTCTGCAGGGAGCCGGGCCCCCACCGCGTGCCCCTCTGTCTCCAGCATCCCACTGCCCCTGCGTGGGTGCAGCCCCGCGCACCTTCTGCAGTCGTTCCATGCAGCAAGGATGTGGACGGCCGGATCACTCTCGGGATCCTGTGCGCGAGGGGAGACGACGCAGGCGTCAGGCTCTGTCCGGCTCCTGGGCGCTGCGCGCTTGGGGCCGCGAGAGCAGAGAGGGCGCTCCCCCGGGCTGTGGCGCCCTCATCCCTCGGTGACTGTCCAGGCTGCTGGCCGAGTGCAGGGcctggaaggggagggagaaCGTGCCAGCCGGGTCTGTCGGACCTGTAATCTCCGAGGGCGGGGGCGAGGACAGCCCCCTCTGACCCAGCGTATCTCCGGGGAGCAGGGCTTCGGCTTTCTCATTTGCTCAGCCCGCGGGGACATCCAGCCGCCCGTCGCCCTCGGCGGCGAGACGGGAAAGCGGACGGGCTGCACTTGTTTTTAAGCCATTGTTCTCTGGTTGGAAAGGAAATGACGGCAGGGGTCAGCCATTCCCAAGGCAGTCTCCACATCCCTTCTTCCTCACACCTGCCCTGCCCGGACTATGGTCAGTTTCAGGCCCAGGGTCTCACTCCCTTGCCATGGCCTTTCCTTGGCTCTGTTCTTGGGCCGTTGCCCCTCTCCCTCTTAACCTACTGTCCAAGGTACCACACCCTCTCATAGCCCAGAAAGGTGtggtgatttttttgtttttatttttttgccccaCAGTATGGCATATAGTATCTTAGTTCTCCCACtaggggatggaacccatgccccgggtgttggaagcacagaggcttaACTTTCCatggactgacagggaagtcccctgccacCCCAGAAAGCTTTAACACAGAAGGTCTTAGTAATACTATGAGGTGGCTACAGCAGGCAGGAAGGACAGAGCCAAGGCAACTTGATGGGAAGCAGTCAGGTCACTGACTGGGAACTGTCTCTCTGCCCTGGGTAGGATCCCTGACCagtggagaagggaggggagccACAGCCCCCCGTGCCTGTCCCCGTACAGCGAAAATCTCACTTGCAGGCATTTGGTAAAGCAGCCTGGGGACCAAGGCCACATCCCAGTTGCCTACCATCTTGGAATGCCTGAGTTGAGGCTGCCTTCCGAGGTACTACTTTGCTGCAAGCCAGAGCCCCCTGGTTCAGCAGGAAGGCCTCTGGGCTGGATCCTGGGGAGCTGGGTCCTATCTGCTGCAAATATTAGGAGTTCCCCTGGGGGCACAGCCCAGATCTGCTTCCTCAGTAACTTTCTTAGCAATCTTCCCATCCTCCCTGCACATCCCTGGACCAAACACATAATAACCATTCATTTAATGCCTGGCTGAGTTTCCAATGTGATGGTGACAGTGAGACTGTCTTCCAGCTGCTGGCAGTAAGCCACAGAATGAAGAAAGCTGATGGCTACAAAAGGTACAGGGAAGAGGCAGCAATCACGTAGTGGTTAAGAGTGTGGGCTCTGGACTGGAATGACTGGGGAGAGGAGACTCGGCTACTcagaagctgtgtgaccttgagcaagttacttaccctctctgtgactcatattctcatctgtaaactggaagATAGTTACAATATCTGTGTTATAGGGTTGTTCTGATTATTAGGCAAGTTATAACATGTGAAgtgtttgaaatataaattctatgtaaaatgttaactattatgatgtctattggagaaggcaatggcacccgactccagtactcttgcctggaaaatcccatggatggaggagcctggtaggctgcagtccatggggtcgctgagggtcggacacaactgagtgacttcactttcacttttcactttcatgcattggagaaggaaatggcaacccactccagtgttcttgcctggagaatcccagagatgggggagtctggtgggctgctatctatggggtcgcatagagtcggacacgactgaagcgacttagcagcagcagcatgatgtacATCTCCCTGAAGACTGATGAATTTAGATGGCTTTTTCATAGCCATTCTGCCACAGAAGGTCATGAAAGACAGGTCATTAGTGCTCCCAGTCTTATCTGTGACTCTATATCAGGCCATTCTATTTCTCACTGTCTCTCCACCACCAAACTGCCTCCTGGAGCATAGGCAGCTCACTCCCACTCCCCTACTTTTGTGCATGCCCTTGAACTATTCTCTTCTCCCAGATCCCACCCATCCGTCAAGGGTCATCCTTAACACTTCTCCTCTAGGAGACCTTCCCAGTTATTCTAGTCCTCACTGATAAACTCTACTCTGAATTCCAGTGGAACTTAAAAAGAGACCATGTAACTCAGTCCTTGATTATATGTTGCCTGACATGTATTTTTGCTAACTAGAATGACTGCTAATTTCTacaataataatagctattatttttttttgaatactCAAGCTGGGTATTTTGACAAGCGCTTTACAAGGATTATTTTGTTTCATCCCCCTAACAACCCTATAAGGTTgacctgttttacagatgagaaagcagaggtTCAAAGAGGTTAAAAACTTGTCCAGCATCGTGGAGGTGAAAATGACTGTGTCTTCAGCACTGGCACGATTCATAGTGCCTTCCCAGTACTGTGTGAGGTTCACGTTGTGGACAGGCTAGCATTTGTCACATTTCTTAAGTCTTTTTGGAATTTTAGAGTCAAGGGTTTCTAAGACGGGACTCTGACCATCAGGGTTACACTAGGTATTTGGTGCCCATGGAAAGACTCCATTCCAGAGCTTcatctttctcttgctttcttaacATTTACTTTGTAATGCTTTTAACTAGGTGTCTGAGGACCAGAATAAACTCTAGTGTATATTCAAAGAGCTATTAGCTCCCTCTCACTCCTCTTTCATCTTTACCTTGTTAACAGACAGTATCAAAATAGCCATACACTTGACTTAGTCCTAGAGGCAAGCactcacccatccacccacctacccatccatccatccacccatccacctacccatacatacatacatccactTACCCACTGGGTTGTGTATTgttttatccatccattcaccaaACACTTTCTGAGCACCTATTCTTCAATGACCACAGACCATTGTGGTCTTATGGAGAATAGAATGATAAGTCAAAGAAGCTAAGCTGCCCCTCTAGAAATGAGACCATGTGTGTAGATAATACCCCTGCAAACAAACAGTTACATATGCCAGATAAGATAGTATAAGGGGTGATGCAGTGGTTAGAGCTCTGTACTCCCACTGctgagggccagggttcaatccctggttgagggaCTAGGATCCCACAAACTATggagtgcagccaaaacaaaaaaagatggtATAAGGGGCTGTGAGAGGTCACAGGAGAGATGAATCAGTATCAAGAGGGGGGAATAAAAAATTTTCTTAGATGTGTTGgtggttttagttgctaagtcacatctgactcttggtaccccatggactgtagcccaccaggttcctctgtctatgggattttccaagcaagaaaactggagtcagttgccatttccttctccaggggatcttccctccccagggatcgaacctgcatctcatgcattgcaggcagattctttgctgactgAGCCACAAAGAAAATCCTTTCTTTGAAGAGGAGGTATTTAAGGCAGGCCTTGAAAGGTGCCTAATTGGAGATCCTGGAAAAACCAAAAAGGGATCCTTGGAAGAGATAGCAGCATGATGGAAACTGGAGACACGGGGAAGCACTATGTCTGTCTGGGGACAGCAAACATGGCTGAACTGTGGAGCTCAAGAGGTTGAGACAGTTTTAGGGCAGGAGGCTGGGAACCAGACTGTAGATGCCTTGAGTTTAGACTAGAGGATTCCGAATATATTCTGTGGGCAACTGGGGCTATGGAATGCTTAGGaacttttttcaaaatgaagaagTGATAGATCTAAGCAGTGCTTTGGGGAAATGAGTCTGGCTGCAGACTGGGAGATGGATTAGACAGGTCCACAGAGAGACCAGCCAGGAAGTTATGGCAGTAGTCCAGGCAGGGGATGGTGAGGCGCTAGACTTGGGCCTGGGGCCGAAGAGGCAGAATGTGCAAAACAGAACTGGATCTGGAAACCCCACCAGAAGGAGGGACAGGCAgtgacaggagaaggggaggcaATGAGTTCACTTCTTGCCAGGTTGATATTGAGGTGGGGGCAGTAGCGGGAAACACAAATTTGGGAGCCATTTTAGCTAGAGGTGGTAGTCTGCACATGAGATTGCCAATGGAGAAAGAAGATCAAAAATAGCATTCTGGGAAGTACCTAGAGGACTAGAAGCAAAAAGGAGCTGGAGATGGCCTGAAAGGGAGGGCGAAGACGAGGGCTGGGGGTATACCTAGTGATTCTTTGTTTTCAGTAAAGGACCTAATAAACAGTGAAGGTACAATAAATATGAGAGAAAGGgtggtgtgtgctgtgctcagtcgtgcccgactctttgcaactccatgggctgtagcccaccaggctcctctgtccatggaattttccaggcaagaatactggagtgggttgccatttccttttccaggggattttcccgacccagggatggaagccctGACTCCCaagttgcctgcattgcaggctgatgctttaccactgtgccacctggaaagaaaGGCATttggggagggaaagaggggtTGAGAAAGAATGTCATGTAGGAACTTCCCAAGtagtctggtggctaagactctacattCCCAAAGCtgggttcctggtcagggaacattctacagctaaagatcctgcatgcttcaaCTAAAACCTAGTGcagccaagtgtgtgtgtgtatatatatatatatatattttttttttttttttttttttttagagagagagagaatgttaaGAAGCCCAGAGTCCATTGCCCAGAGAAGGGAAGATGTGTGTACAGGAGATACAGCTCACCAGTTTGGCTGTCAAGGCCTGGCAGCCTCTGAGAGCATCCGCAAAGGAAGCGTGAAGCCTCCTTGTTAGTAATGGGGTGCAGGGTGGAGGGGTGCAGGTGGCCAGGAGGCATAGGCCAGGGAGGGGCAGTTCTGAGAAGTGTGATaggcaggcaggaggcaggagagtAACTATGGAGGAGGTAAGCCTGGTTGAAGGTTTTTCAGTAAAAGGTTTGTAAGCAGTGGGGAGTGAGGAGTAAAGGCTCTCAGTGGGGAGTGAAGagtagagagaaagaaattatggCTCCTctgaaaggagaagaaagggaagttGGTAACTGCAACCTAGGGGCATTTAGAGGGAgctgatcggagaaggcaatggcaacccactccagtactcttgcctggaaaatcccatggacagaggagcctggtaggctgcagtccacggggtcgctaagagtcggacacgactgagcgacttccctttcacttctcactttcatgcattggagaaggaaatggcaacccactccagtgttcttccctggagaatcccagggacggcggagcctggtgggctgctgtctatggggtcgcacagagtcggacacgactgaagcgacttagcagtagcagtagacacgactgaagcaacttagcagtagcagtagcaaatcCCAATCAGGAGGCTTCTATTTTCCCAAGAAAATTGAGAGAAGGCCATATGTAGACCCAACACGAgggttgaaagtgaaagggttagtctctcagttgtgttagtctctcagtagtgtcagactctttgtgaccccatggaccgtagcccgccaggcttctctgtccatgggattctccaggcaagaatactggagtaggttgtcatttccttctccaggggatcttccccacccagggatgcaaccctggtgtcctgcactgcaggaggattctttaccatctgagccaccaggtaagcccaggTGGGTTAGGCAGAGGCTGAAGAGAGTAGAAAGGACTGTAAGGGTCATGGTGGGGCCTGTGGACAGCTGAGCATCTGGGAGAACAGACCTTCTACGTGTCCTGGAGCCTCAGGCTGAAGCTGGGGGTGGCCCAGGCAACCTTCCCTTGAACACCATTTGCGGGTGGCTACAGCATGGGGCAGTGACTGCCCATCAGAGTGGTTACTgcccagagagggagggaagagggccACCGTGAACCAGGTCACAGGTTACAAGGTCTTGAACTGAGACGCCCCACTCTCCCCTGCACGAACACGGTCCTACAGGCGCAGCCACTCAAATGATTCAGAATAACGATGTCCCCGCTCTGGCCCCAGCCCTTCTGCACAGCGTCCGCCTCATCCCTTGGGCTGggtctcttcgctttctgctctGAGTCACCTTCTTTCTCCACAGCGCCTGGTGTGTTGGAAAGCACCCTGCGGCAATTGTTAATATCTTACCCTTTCGGGAACCTGGCATGTTAATTCGGGACTAACCTGAAGGAGTGAAGGTCTTACTAGTGAAATATTAAGCCAGCAGAGAAAATGTTTCGGGGTGGAGTAGGGGCGTGGGGGGAGGGAAGGgcgagggggaagggagggacggAGGGAGTGTTTTCGTAGCTTCTCTCAAATCACGTTTTATGACCGCGAACCGCTTACTCCACCCACGCGTAGCCCCTCCCAAAGCCAGTTTCCTCGCGCGTCCGCACCAGCTGCCCCTGCTCGATCGGCGCCTGCTCCCAACCGGTGCACACCCCTCGTCTATGCACGTGCACTCCCAGGTCCGGGCTGCCTCTGGTGT from Bos mutus isolate GX-2022 chromosome 8, NWIPB_WYAK_1.1, whole genome shotgun sequence carries:
- the DMTN gene encoding dematin, with product MERLQKQPLTSPGSVSSSRDSSVPGSPSSIVAKMDNQVLGYKDLAAIPKDKAILDIERPDLMIYEPHFTYSLLEHVELPRSRERSLSPKSTSPPPSPEVWAESRSPGTISQASAPRTAGTPRTSLPHFHHPETTRPDSNIYKKPPIYKQRESTGGSPQSKHPIEDLIIESSKFPAAQPPDPNQPAKIETDYWPCPPSLAVVETEWRKRKASRRGAEEEEEEEDDDSGEEMKALRERQREELSKVTSNLGKMILKEEMEKSLPIRRKTRSLPDRTPFHTSLHAGTSKSSSLPAYGRTTLSRLQSTDFSPSGSEAESPGLQNGEGQRGRMDRGNSLPCVLEQKIYPYEMLVVTNRGRTKLPPGVDRMRLERHLSAEDFSRVFSMSPEEFGKLALWKRNELKKKASLF